One Porphyromonas pogonae genomic region harbors:
- a CDS encoding TonB-dependent receptor gives MGKQPGTVVYSLKILDKNTKDPLPYATLRIYDDKGGKGYSCNKDGELSIELTSGKKHTLMVTYVGYKKIVQEILPQSNKRMVVYMTPDNTMLNEVMITASESKGMSSASVINKDAMRHLQPSSFSDIIQLLPGGRSRDPLLTVPNAIHIREIPTGDENYATSSLGVSFLIDNMPVREDANMQVVRGATDYLFKKRKFINKGVDMRTISTDNIKSVEIIRGIPSVQYGNLTSGLVKIKRKRDMEDIEARFKADMSSRLFYLGSGTNNLWRNFNLSGGIDYLSAKADPRNVRENYQRITGSLRGTKTFYIGDASLQWQSNVDYTLSIDDEKVDRDLMHSYIDSYRSSYNRFAVGHTLEYQNPKNKWLQDITLDFSFSTQHDRIDVVKYVEISEITPLSNTMKPGEHDGKYLTEAYTSNYAVDGKPIYINTKLTGESRLNFNKVENKLIWGVEWQYDVNKGKGELFDMEKPLSPRMGIRPINFHDIPAGNELSLFAETNTSVPIGNNILTIQAGLRSLSILNLDKQYTMYKKVYCDPRLNIKWDFPSWSIIGNPLQVSLYAGIGWNSMAPTIAQLYPLKSYYDLIELNYFHTNPDYRRLYLKTFIIPGQSEKLQPARNLKKEVRVDASWKGYNLSMTYFVEDMKSGFRPTADLSFLSYKRFHTKDLDHAHLTERPDINVLPFSEESYVAFVPNTSNGSRTLKRGIEFMAYTPRYPKIYTRFTFSGGWFRTTYRNSQAQYYRPDIVLNGKEYKYVGVYNDLEGNVYEMLNTDFRIDTHIPQLGLGVSLSLGSEWMRSSESLPISRYPNYYIDSKFVQHNYTEADAQDLYLQWLRRNNVSSPKTHIPMESNINLKATKYLFERKLEIALFVNRIVNYAPPYKQLDMTIRRRKSPYFGMEMNVKI, from the coding sequence ATGGGCAAGCAACCCGGCACGGTAGTTTACAGCCTGAAAATCCTTGACAAAAACACCAAAGATCCACTGCCCTATGCAACTTTGCGAATATATGACGACAAAGGAGGCAAAGGATATAGCTGTAACAAGGATGGAGAGTTATCAATAGAACTGACAAGTGGCAAGAAACATACATTGATGGTAACCTATGTAGGGTATAAAAAGATAGTTCAAGAGATACTCCCCCAGAGCAATAAACGTATGGTAGTGTATATGACTCCGGACAATACAATGCTCAATGAAGTGATGATCACTGCATCAGAATCCAAAGGGATGAGCAGTGCTTCCGTGATCAACAAGGATGCCATGCGGCACCTGCAACCCTCAAGTTTTTCAGATATTATACAGTTACTTCCCGGTGGTAGATCTCGGGATCCTTTGCTTACGGTGCCCAATGCTATACACATCAGGGAGATTCCTACAGGCGATGAAAACTATGCGACCTCATCGTTGGGTGTTTCTTTTCTGATCGACAACATGCCCGTAAGAGAAGATGCCAACATGCAAGTAGTGCGAGGTGCAACGGACTATCTGTTTAAGAAAAGAAAGTTTATCAACAAAGGAGTGGATATGCGCACCATATCTACTGACAATATTAAAAGTGTAGAGATCATTCGGGGTATACCTTCTGTGCAATACGGCAATCTCACCAGTGGACTCGTCAAGATAAAACGTAAGCGTGACATGGAAGATATAGAAGCCCGCTTCAAAGCGGATATGAGCAGCCGGTTGTTTTATCTGGGTAGTGGAACCAATAACTTGTGGAGAAATTTCAATCTGTCGGGAGGTATAGATTATTTATCGGCAAAAGCCGATCCCCGCAATGTGCGCGAAAATTACCAAAGAATCACAGGCTCACTACGAGGAACCAAAACTTTCTACATAGGAGATGCAAGCCTGCAATGGCAATCTAATGTAGACTATACATTGTCCATAGACGACGAAAAAGTGGATCGAGACCTGATGCATAGCTATATCGACTCTTACCGCTCGTCATACAACAGGTTTGCCGTAGGTCATACATTAGAATACCAAAACCCCAAGAATAAATGGCTTCAGGATATTACGTTAGATTTTTCTTTCAGCACCCAACACGATCGCATCGATGTGGTAAAATATGTAGAGATCAGCGAGATAACACCTCTTTCCAACACAATGAAGCCGGGCGAACACGATGGTAAATATCTCACTGAAGCGTATACTTCAAATTATGCAGTAGACGGTAAACCTATTTATATAAATACCAAGCTCACGGGAGAGTCAAGACTTAACTTCAATAAGGTGGAAAATAAGTTGATATGGGGAGTAGAATGGCAATATGATGTAAATAAAGGAAAGGGCGAACTATTCGATATGGAAAAACCTCTGAGTCCTCGTATGGGCATAAGACCTATCAACTTCCATGATATACCTGCCGGGAATGAACTCTCTTTATTTGCGGAAACCAATACCTCTGTTCCCATAGGCAATAATATCCTTACCATACAGGCAGGGCTACGTAGTCTTTCCATCTTAAACCTTGATAAACAATACACCATGTACAAAAAAGTGTATTGTGATCCCCGATTGAATATTAAATGGGATTTCCCATCATGGAGCATTATAGGAAATCCCCTCCAAGTATCATTGTACGCAGGCATAGGCTGGAACAGCATGGCTCCCACAATAGCACAGTTATATCCTCTAAAAAGCTATTACGACCTCATAGAGCTCAACTACTTTCACACCAATCCCGATTACAGAAGGCTTTATCTCAAAACTTTTATCATACCGGGTCAAAGCGAGAAATTACAGCCAGCCCGAAATCTGAAAAAGGAAGTAAGAGTAGATGCAAGCTGGAAAGGTTATAACCTATCCATGACCTATTTTGTAGAAGATATGAAAAGCGGATTCAGACCCACTGCCGATCTCTCGTTTCTTTCCTACAAACGCTTCCATACGAAAGATCTCGACCATGCACATCTCACTGAGCGCCCCGATATAAATGTATTGCCTTTCTCTGAAGAGTCTTATGTAGCCTTTGTACCCAATACTTCAAACGGAAGCCGCACACTCAAGCGAGGTATAGAATTCATGGCATACACTCCCAGATATCCCAAAATCTACACTCGTTTTACTTTTTCCGGAGGATGGTTCAGGACCACTTACCGCAATAGCCAGGCACAGTACTATAGACCCGACATCGTGCTGAACGGCAAGGAATATAAATATGTAGGAGTATACAATGATTTAGAAGGTAATGTATATGAAATGCTCAATACCGATTTCAGAATAGATACACATATTCCACAACTCGGGCTCGGCGTGTCACTATCACTAGGAAGCGAGTGGATGCGAAGCTCAGAATCTCTGCCGATATCAAGATATCCCAATTACTATATTGATAGCAAGTTCGTCCAACATAACTATACGGAAGCAGATGCACAAGACCTTTATTTGCAATGGCTGCGCAGAAATAATGTATCATCACCCAAAACGCATATCCCCATGGAAAGCAACATAAACCTCAAAGCCACTAAATATCTTTTTGAACGAAAGCTGGAAATTGCCCTTTTCGTAAACAGGATAGTTAATTATGCACCACCTTACAAGCAGCTCGATATGACTATAAGACGAAGAAAGAGTCCATACTTCGGCATGGAGATGAATGTTAAGATTTAA
- a CDS encoding thiol-activated cytolysin family protein, translated as MMKVIRESVIEKGEITSIAGFSYSSRDISSYDYLSLLFGQTTNLETFFGIPQNAKLNKTCVVVDIKKSFFDISMDYPDDGKLHGKDPEVIKRVDELIYVSSLIFGKRITMLVEADIPSSDLKGAIQEALESKANLSNRSKAILSNSNIKITVLGRLSLPESKNGNPLSAIMEYINKPVTIDDFGIPISFQGTYVKDGSVFENKF; from the coding sequence ATGATGAAGGTTATACGTGAAAGTGTAATCGAAAAGGGGGAAATAACATCAATCGCCGGATTTTCTTATTCCTCAAGAGATATAAGTTCATATGATTATCTCTCATTGCTATTTGGCCAAACAACGAATTTGGAAACGTTTTTTGGGATTCCACAAAATGCTAAGCTAAATAAGACTTGTGTGGTCGTAGATATCAAGAAAAGCTTTTTCGACATATCAATGGATTATCCAGATGATGGAAAATTACACGGCAAAGACCCTGAAGTAATAAAGCGAGTAGATGAACTGATCTATGTATCATCTCTGATATTTGGAAAGAGAATAACGATGTTAGTAGAAGCTGATATACCGAGTTCTGACTTAAAAGGTGCAATCCAAGAGGCTTTAGAAAGTAAGGCTAACCTTAGTAACAGAAGCAAAGCTATCCTGTCAAATTCAAATATTAAAATAACAGTTTTAGGTCGCTTGTCACTTCCCGAATCAAAAAACGGTAATCCACTCTCAGCTATTATGGAGTATATAAATAAGCCAGTAACAATTGATGATTTCGGAATTCCAATCAGTTTCCAAGGAACCTATGTAAAAGACGGTTCTGTCTTTGAAAACAAATTCTAG